A genomic window from Indicator indicator isolate 239-I01 chromosome 10, UM_Iind_1.1, whole genome shotgun sequence includes:
- the LOC128969228 gene encoding P-selectin-like translates to MDTAAGRRYAGRTWALGSPGICCLGIAAITWGVVTWVEVGAWTYHYSDQGDYTWQEARNYCQSFFTDLVAIQNKQEIEYLNQSLPFHGRYYWIGIRKLGGTWTWVGTKKALTKEAENWAAGEPNNRRSNQDCVEIYIKRPQESGKWNDEPCSRRKKALCYQASCQPFSCSQHGECVETIGSYRCACYPGFRGPECQEAVQCPKLQPEGALMNCSHPYGDFSYNSTCAFWCQEGFEQQGAGTLRCLASQQWSADVPTCTATTCPVLSAPDRGELNCSHLHGDFAFGSMCAFSCQMGFALLGSENRECTATGTWTGDAPGCEAITCPVLRAPDQGELNCSHLHEDFAFGSSCDFSCQTGFVLKGPESLECTATGTWTGDAPHCEAIACPVLRAPDQGALNCSHLHGDFTFGSMCAFSCQMGFVLMGSENLDCTATGTWTGDAPHCEAITCPVLSPPHQGDLNCSHLHGDFAFGSACAFSCQMGFVLLGSENLDCTATGTWTGDAPRCEAITCPVLSAPDRGELTCSHLHGDFTFGSTCVFSCQLGFALKGPESLECTVTGTWTGDAPRCEAIACPVLSAPDQGELNCSHLHENFTFGSMCAFSCQTGFALKGPESLECTATGTWTGVAPHCEAITCPVLSAPDRGDLNCSHLHGDFAFGSTCAFSCQTGFELTGPDSRECTAMGTWTGDAPYCEAIKCSALPTPVMGQAACSHLYGDFTFGSTCAFSCQTGFVLVGPESLKCTATGTWTGAMPRCAAVSCPVLDPPSRGQLSCSHLHGNFTYNSSCTFSCEEGFVRMGAELLRCAATGNWTRHRPVCAEDGVPFLKQVLAYSSGTALAVAGIVLSGTLIALLAKRLSEREEKKKLLNPTSDLGSPGIFTNAAYNANL, encoded by the exons ATG GACACTGCTGCAGGACGGCGCTATGCTGGCAGAACATGGGCTCTGGGCTCCCCTGGCATCTGCTGCCTGGGCATCGCTGCCATCACGTGGG GTGTAGTGACATGGGTAGAGGTGGGTGCCTGGACATACCATTACAGTGATCAAGGGGACTACACATGGCAGGAGGCCAGGAACTACTGCCAGTCCTTCTTCACTGATCTGGTGGCAATCCAGAACAAGCAGGAGATCGAATACCTCAACCAGAGCCTGCCCTTCCATGGGCGCTACTACTGGATCGGCATCCGCAAGCTGGGTGGCACTTGGACCTGGGTGGGCACCAAGAAAGCACTGACAAAGGAGGCAGAGAACTGGGCAGCTGGGGAGCCGAACAACCGCCGCTCCAACCAGGACTGCGTGGAGATCTACATCAAGAGGCCACAGGAGTCGGGCAAGTGGAACGACGAGCCCTGCAGCCGGCGGAAAAAGGCACTCTGCTACCAGG cctcctgccagcccttctCGTGCAGCCAGCATGGCGAGTGCGTGGAGACCATCGGGAGCTACCGCTGCGCGTGCTACCCTGGCTTCCGTGGCCCTGAGTGCCAGGAGG CTGTGCAGTGCCCCAAGCTCCAGCCCGAGGGAGCGCTCATGAACTGCAGCCATCCCTATGGAGACTTCAGCTACAACTCCACCTGCGCGTTCTGgtgccaggaggggtttgagcAGCAAGGGGCAGGCACGCTGCGGTGCCTGGCTTCCCAGCAATGGTCTGCAGATGTCCCCACATGCACAG CCACCACCTGCCCAGTCCTCAGTGCTCCAGACCGAGGAGAGCTGAACTGCTCTCACCTCCATGGGGATTTCGCCTTTGGCTCCATGTGTGCCTTCTCCTGCCAGATGGGGTTTGCACTGCTGGGGTCAGAGAACCGTGAGTGCACAGCCACGGGAACCTGGACTGGGGATGCCCCAGGCTGTGAAG CCATCACCTGCCCAGTGCTCAGAGCTCCAGACCAGGGAGAGCTGAACTGTTCCCACCTCCATGAGGATTTTGCCTTTGGCTCATCTTGTGACTTCTCCTGCCAGACAGGATTTGTGCTGAAGGGTCCAGAAAGCCTTGAGTGCACAGCcacagggacctggacagggGATGCCCCACACTGTGAAG CTATTGCCTGCCCAGTTCTCAGGGCTCCAGACCAGGGGGCACTTAACTGCTCACATCTCCATGGGGACTTCACCTTTGGCTCCATGTGTGCCTTCTCCTGCCAGATGGGGTTTGTGCTGATGGGGTCAGAGAACCTTGACTGCACAGCCACAGGGACCTGGACTGGGGATGCCCCACACTGTGAAG ccatCACCTGCCCAGTGCTCAGCCCTCCACACCAAGGAGACCTGAACTGCTCTCATCTCCATGGGGACTTTGCCTTTGGTTCAGCTTGTGCCTTCTCCTGCCAGATGGGGTTTGTGCTGTTGGGGTCAGAGAACCTTGACTGCACGGCCACAGGGACCTGGACTGGGGATGCCCCACGCTGTGAAG ccatCACCTGCCCAGTGCTCAGTGCTCCAGACCGAGGAGAGCTGACCTGCTCCCATCTCCATGGGGACTTCACCTTTGGCTCCACGTGTGTCTTCTCCTGCCAGCTGGGATTTGCCCTGAAGGGGCCAGAAAGCCTTGAGTGCACAGTCACAGGGACCTGGACTGGGGATGCTCCACGCTGTGAAG CCATCGCCTGCCCAGTGCTTAGTGCTCCAGACCAGGGAGAGCTGAACTGCTCTCACCTCCATGAGAACTTCACCTTTGGCTCCATGTGTGCCTTCTCCTGCCAGACAGGATTTGCCCTGAAGGGTCCAGAAAGCCTTGAGTGCACAGCCACAGGGACCTGGACTGGAGTTGCCCCACACTGTGAAG CCATCACCTGCCCAGTGCTTAGTGCTCCAGACCGAGGAGACCTGAACTGCTCTCACCTCCATGGGGACTTTGCCTTTGGCTCCACGTGTGCCTTCTCCTGCCAGACAGGGTTTGAATTGACAGGGCCAGACAGCAGAGAATGCACAGCTATGGGCACCTGGACTGGGGATGCCCCATACTGTGAAG CCATCAAATGTTCTGCACTGCCCACACCTGTGATGGGtcaggctgcctgctcccacctctATGGGGACTTCACCTTTGGCTCTACCTGTGCCTTCTCCTGCCAGACAGGGTTTGTGCTGGTGGGGCCAGAGAGCCTCAAGTGCACAGCCACTGGGACCTGGACTGGTGCCATGCCACGATGTGCAG ctgtcagctgcccAGTGCTGGACCCCCCCAGCAGaggccagctgagctgctctcaccTGCATGGGAACTTCACATACAACTCCAGCTGCACCTTTTCCTGCGAGGAGGGCTTTGTGCggatgggagcagagctgctgcggTGTGCAGCCACAGGCAATTGGACCAGGCACCGCCCTGTCTGTGCAG AGGATGGTGTGCCCTTCTTAAAGCAAGTCCTGGCTTACAGCAGTGGTACGGCCCTGGCAGTAGCTGGCATCGTGCTCTCGGGGACCCTCATTGCCCTCCTTGCCAAAAGGCTCAGTGAGAGAG aggagaagaagaagctcCTGAACCCTACCAG TGACCTAGGATCACCAGGCATCTTCACCAACGCAGCCTACAATGCCAACCTGTAA
- the LOC128969371 gene encoding 1-phosphatidylinositol phosphodiesterase-like, whose protein sequence is MPERCQHSTAFDCTSQPAACCPDWMAELPDALPLSHLSIPGTHDSLSLFGGRRLRCQSWGLEAQLAAGVRFLDVRCKLVRGELHVYHLCTFQRASLRGVLRRTLRFLRAHPGEAVLMRIKEELPIFSRPGFATWLHRCLLEEGQDHVWCKEEVPTLGQVRGKIVVLEALAREVLGIPYEQLSISDAWNVLSLERKWARARRHLERAAAGDHATMHLTFCSGNGLFTCPEDVARFVNPRCYQHLQRRRGQPMRWGVVILDFPGAGLLRLIMESNAPWAGRHIQAAPGAPLRHSCSRRDRGRRRHGSAHHPRRCPAERLLLPAPCLCRRTSAPVKQKWVPSSG, encoded by the coding sequence ATGCCGGAGCGGTGCCAGCACAGCACGGCATTTGACTGCAcatcccagccagcagcctgctgccctgACTGGATGGCAGAGCTCCCTGatgccctgcccctctcccacctctccatccctggcacccatgactccctcagcctgtttggTGGCCGTCGCCTTCGCTGCCAGAGCTGGGGCCTGgaggcccagctggcagctggtgtcCGCTTCCTGGATGTGCGCTGCAAGCTGGTGCGAGGCGAGCTCCACGTCTACCACCTCTGCACCTTCCAGCGGGCCAGCCTGCGAGGAGTCCTGCGTCGCACCCTGCGCTTCCTCCGCGCCCACCCTGGCGAGGCAGTGCTCATGCGCATCAAGGAGGAGCTGCCCATCTTCTCCCGGCCTGGCTTTGCCACTTGGCTCCACCGCTGCTTGCTGGAGGAGGGACAGGACCACGTATGGTGCAAGGAGGAGGTGCCGACGCTGGGACAGGTGCGGGGCAAGATCGTGGTGCTGGAGGCACTGGCGCGAGAGGTGCTGGGCATCCCCTATGAGCAGCTGAGCATCAGCGACGCCTGGAACGTGCTCTCGCTGGAGCGCAAGTGGGCTCGGGCTCGGCGGCATCTggagagggcagctgctggggaccACGCCACCATGCACCTCACCTTCTGCTCCGGGAATGGGCTCTTCACCTGCCCTGAGGACGTGGCCCGCTTCGTGAACCCCCGCTGCTACCAGCACCTGCAGCGCCGGAGGGGGCAGCCCATGCGCTGGGGGGTTGTCATCCTGGACTTCCCCGGGGCAGGGCTCCTCCGGCTCATCATGGAGAGCAATGCTCCGTGGGCCGGcagacacatccaggcagctcctgGCGCCCCCTTGCGgcactcctgcagcagaagggacagaggcCGCAGGCGGCACGGCTCCGCTCATCACCCGCGCCGCTGTCCGGCGGAACGCTTGCTGCTCCCAGCGCCATGCCTCTGCCGAAGGACTTCAGCACCCGTGAAGCAAAAGTGGGTTCCTAGTTCTGGCTGA